A window of the Sulfuricurvum sp. genome harbors these coding sequences:
- a CDS encoding DUF1656 domain-containing protein: protein MPLDITLFGIQMPTLLPIFAFSAVLQILVDRIMSDTGFYTYVWHPGLFRTAIFVCLFTIPCLLIYR from the coding sequence ATGCCGCTAGATATAACGCTTTTCGGGATCCAAATGCCGACTCTATTGCCGATTTTTGCATTCAGTGCCGTGTTGCAGATTTTAGTTGATCGGATCATGTCGGATACCGGATTTTACACCTATGTATGGCATCCGGGGCTGTTTCGGACGGCGATATTCGTCTGTTTGTTTACGATACCGTGTTTACTGATTTATCGCTAA
- a CDS encoding biotin/lipoyl-binding protein, whose translation MNKNTKLAKLFRFAITFAVVSLAVFLGMMLWDNYMNSAWTRDGRVRADVVMIAPDVGGLVNHVAVVDNQFVHKGDLLYQIDDVRFHHALTAAIAIAQTCKAEYEMKKHQSSRRNAADDEVVSAESRDDASYDAQIARAKYEEAMAQVETAKLNVERSSVRASTDGWVSNLLLRKGDYVQAGEKRLALITGGSFWVYGYFEEHKLSLIHIGDQAQMKMLGTKYVMKGHVESIARGIADRDNTTDGRLLANVNPIFTWVRLAQRVPVRIHIDEVPQGLNLSAGMTCSVSILPKQSDQRSAHKQ comes from the coding sequence ATGAATAAAAATACCAAACTTGCCAAACTTTTCCGTTTTGCCATCACCTTTGCGGTTGTTTCTCTCGCCGTATTTTTAGGGATGATGTTATGGGACAACTACATGAACAGTGCGTGGACGCGTGATGGTCGTGTCCGTGCCGATGTCGTGATGATCGCGCCAGATGTCGGGGGACTGGTGAATCATGTCGCTGTCGTCGATAATCAGTTTGTTCATAAAGGTGATTTGCTCTATCAAATCGATGACGTCCGTTTTCACCATGCACTTACCGCAGCTATTGCGATTGCTCAAACGTGCAAAGCCGAATATGAGATGAAAAAACATCAATCTTCTCGACGAAATGCTGCGGATGATGAGGTTGTATCTGCGGAAAGTCGTGATGATGCTTCGTATGATGCTCAGATTGCCAGAGCGAAATATGAAGAGGCGATGGCACAGGTTGAGACTGCAAAACTCAATGTCGAACGTTCCTCTGTTCGTGCTTCAACTGATGGGTGGGTGTCGAATCTCCTCCTGCGCAAAGGGGACTATGTCCAAGCGGGCGAGAAACGCCTCGCTCTCATTACCGGTGGATCGTTTTGGGTGTATGGTTATTTTGAGGAACATAAACTCTCACTGATCCACATCGGAGATCAAGCACAGATGAAGATGTTAGGAACCAAATATGTGATGAAGGGTCATGTGGAGAGTATCGCACGAGGGATTGCGGATAGAGATAACACGACGGATGGGCGTTTATTGGCGAACGTTAATCCGATTTTTACGTGGGTGCGATTGGCTCAGCGTGTTCCGGTTCGGATTCATATCGATGAGGTGCCACAAGGGCTGAACCTCAGTGCGGGAATGACCTGCTCGGTGAGTATTCTTCCGAAACAATCCGATCAAAGGAGTGCCCATAAGCAATAA